One segment of Drosophila ananassae strain 14024-0371.13 chromosome 3R, ASM1763931v2, whole genome shotgun sequence DNA contains the following:
- the LOC6498172 gene encoding myosin heavy chain, muscle isoform X9, with amino-acid sequence MPKPAPNLEDEDPTPYLFVSLEQRRIDQSKPYDSKKNCWVPDEKEGYLLGEIKATKGDIVSVGLPGGETRDFKKDQLQQVNPPKYEKAEDMSNLTYLNDASVLHNLRQRYYNKLIYTYSGLFCVAINPYKRYPVYTNRCAKMYRGKRRNEVPPHIFAISDGAYVDMLTNHVNQSMLITGESGAGKTENTKKVIAYFATVGASTKKDESQKNKGSLEDQVVQTNPVLEAFGNAKTVRNDNSSRFGKFIRIHFGPTGKLAGADIETYLLEKARVISQQSLERSYHIFYQIMSGSVAGVKDICLLTDNIYDYHIVSQGKVTVPSIDDAEEFSLTDQAFDILGFTKQEKEDVYRITAAVMHMGGMKFKQRGREEQAEQDGEEEGGRVSKLFGCDTAELYKNLLKPRIKVGNEFVTQGRNVQQVTNSIGALCKGVFDRLFKWLVKKCNETLDTQQKRQHFIGVLDIAGFEIFDYNGFEQLCINFTNEKLQQFFNHHMFVLEQEEYKREGIDWAFIDFGMDLLACIDLIEKPMGILSILEEESMFPKATDQTFSEKLTNTHLGKSAPFQKPKPPKPGQQAAHFAIGHYAGVVAYNITGWLEKNKDPLNDTVVDQFKKSQNKLLIEIFADHAGQSGGGEQAKGGRGKKGGGFATVSSAYKEQLNSLMTTLRSTQPHFVRCIIPNEMKQPGLVDAHLVMHQLTCNGVLEGIRICRKGFPNRMVYPDFKMRYQILNPAGIAGVEDPKKCGALILESTTLDPDMYRIGHTKVFFRAGVLGQMEEFRDERLGKIMSWMQAWARGYLSRKGFKKLQEQRVALKVVQRNLRKYLQLRTWPWYKLWQKVKPLLNVSRIEDEIARLEEKAKKAEELHAAEVKVRKELEALNAKLLAEKTALLDSLSGEKGQLQDFQERNAKLTAQKNDLENQLRDIQERLTQEEDARNQLFQQKKKADQEISGLKKDIEDLELNVQKAEQDKATKDHQIRNLNDEIAHQDELINKLNKEKKMQGESNQKTGEELQAAEDKINHLNKVKAKLEQTLDELEDSLEREKKVRGDVEKSKRKVEGDLKLTQEAVADLERNKKELEQTIQRKDKELCSITAKLEDEQVVVGKHQRQIKELQARIEELEEEVEAERQARAKAEKQRADLARELEELGERLEEAGGATSAQIELNKKREAELSKLRRDLEEANIQHESTLANLRKKHNDAVAEMAEQVDQLNKLKAKAEKEKNEYYGQLNDLRAGVDHITNEKAAQEKIAKQLQHTLNEVQSKLDETNRTLNDFDASKKKLSIENSDLLRQLEEAESQVSQLSKIKISLTTQLEDTKRLADEESRERATLLGKFRNLEHDLDNLREQVEEEAEGKADLQRQLSKANAEAQVWRSKYESDGVARSEELEEAKRKLQARLAEAEETIESLNQKCIGLEKTKQRLSTEVEDLQLEVDRANAIANAAEKKQKAFDKIIGEWKLKVDDLAAELDASQKECRNYSTELFRLKGAYEEGQEQLEAVRRENKNLADEVKDLLDQIGEGGRNIHEIEKARKRLEAEKDELQAALEEAEAALEQEENKVLRAQLELSQVRQEIDRRIQEKEEEFENTRKNHQRALDSMQASLEAEAKGKAEALRMKKKLEADINELEIALDHANKANAEAQKNIKRYQQQLKDIQTALEEEQRARDDAREQLGISERRANALQNELEESRTLLEQADRGRRQAEQELADAHEQLNEVSAQNASISAAKRKLESELQTLHSDLDELLNEAKNSEEKAKKAMVDAARLADELRAEQDHAQTQEKLRKALEQQIKELQVRLDEAEANALKGGKKAIQKLEQRVRELENELDGEQRRHADAQKNLRKSERRIKELSFQSEEDRKNHERMQDLVDKLQQKIKTYKRQIEEAEEIAALNLAKFRKAQQELEEAEERADLAEQAISKFRAKGRAGSVGRGASPAPRATSVRPQFDGLAFPPRFDLAPENEF; translated from the exons ATGCCGAAGCCAGCTCCAAATCTTGAGGATGAGGATCCCACCCCATACCTGTTCGTGTCTTTGGAACAGAGACGTATCGATCAATCGAAACCCTATGACTCCAAGAAGAACTGTTGGGTCCCCGACGAGAAGGAGGGTTATCTCCTTGGTGAGATCAAGGCCACCAAGGGCGATATCGTCTCCGTCGGCTTGCCTGGTGGAGAG acACGAGACTTCAAGAAAGATCAGCTCCAGCAAGTGAACCCTCCAAAATACGAAAAAGCTGAGGATATGTCCAACTTGACATACCTTAACGATGCCTCTGTGCTCCATAACTTGAGACAGAGATACTACAACAAGCTCATCTAC ACCTACTCTGGTCTTTTCTGCGTTGCCATCAATCCTTACAAGCGCTACCCCGTATATACCAACCGTTGCGCTAAGATGTACCGTGGCAAGCGCCGTAATGAGGTGCCACCCCATATTTTCGCCATCTCTGACGGTGCCTACGTCGACATGTTGACCAACCACGTGAATCAATCTATGTTGATCACCGGTGAGTCTGGTGCCGGAAAGACTGAGAACACCAAGAAGGTCATTGCGTACTTCGCCACTGTTGGCGCTTCCACCAAGAAGGATGAATCGCAGAAGAACAAGGGTTCCCTGGAAGATCAGGTTGTGCAGACTAACCCTGTGCTTGAGGCTTTCGGTAACGCCAAGACCGTGCGTAACGATAACTCCTCTCGTTTC GGTAAATTCATCCGTATCCACTTCGGACCTACTGGTAAACTGGCTGGTGCTGATATTGAGACCT ATCTGCTGGAGAAGGCCCGTGTCATCTCCCAGCAGTCCCTGGAGCGTTCCTACCACATCTTCTACCAGATCATGTCTGGCTCCGTTGCCGGTGTTAAAG ACATTTGTCTGTTGACCGATAACATCTACGATTACCACATTGTCTCCCAGGGCAAGGTCACTGTACCCAGTATCGATGATGCTGAGGAGTTCTCCCTCACCGAT CAAGCCTTCGACATTCTGGGCTTCACCAAGCAGGAGAAGGAGGATGTGTACAGGATCACCGCCGCTGTCATGCACATGGGTGGCATGAAGTTCAAGCAACGTGGTCGCGAGGAGCAGGCTGAGCAGGACGGTGAGGAGGAGGGTGGCCGTGTGTCTAAGCTGTTCGGCTGCGACACCGCTGAGCTGTACAAGAACTTGCTCAAGCCCCGCATCAAGGTCGGTAACGAGTTCGTCACCCAGGGCCGTAACGTCCAGCAGGTCACCAACTCGATCGGTGCCCTCTGCAAGGGTGTCTTCGATCGTCTGTTCAAGTGGCTGGTCAAGAAGTGTAACGAGACTCTGGATACCCAGCAGAAGCGTCAGCACTTCATTGGTGTACTGGATATTGCTGGTTTTGAAATCTTCGAC TACAACGGTTTCGAGCAACTGTGTATTAACTTCACCAACGAGAAGTTGCAACAATTCTTCAACCATCACATGTTCGTTTTGGAGCAAGAAGAATACAAGAGGGAAGGTATCGATTGGGCCTTCATCGATTTCGGTATGGACTTGTTGGCCTGTATCGATCTGATTGAAAAG CCTATGGGTATCCTGTCCATCCTTGAAGAAGAGTCTATGTTCCCCAAGGCCACCGATCAGACCTTCTCGGAGAAGCTGACCAACACCCATTTGGGCAAGTCGGCTCCATTCCAGAAGCCCAAGCCCCCAAAGCCCGGCCAGCAGGCTGCCCACTTTGCCATCGGCCATTATGCTGGTGTTGTCGCTTACAACATCACCGGTTGGTTGGAGAAGAACAAGGATCCTCTGAACGACACTGTTGTCGACCAGTTCAAGAAGTCTCAGAACAAGCTGCTGATCGAAATCTTCGCCGATCACGCCGGACAGTCGGGCGGCGGTGAACAGGCCAAGGGAGGTCGTGGCAAGAAGGGTGGTGGCTTCGCCACTGTGTCCTCTGCCTACAAGGAGCAGTTGAACAGCTTGATGACCACTCTGCGCTCCACTCAGCCTCACTTCGTCCGTTGCATCATTCCCAACGAGATGAAGCAGCCTGGACTTGTTGATGCCCACTTGGTTATGCACCAGCTGACCTGTAACGGTGTGCTTGAAGGTATCCGTATTTGCCGTAAGGGCTTCCCCAACAGGATGGTCTACCCTGACTTCAAGATGCG CTATCAAATTTTAAACCCAGCCGGCATTGCTGGTGTCGAGGATCCCAAGAAGTGTGGCGCGCTTATTTTGGAATCCACCACATTGGATCCCGACATGTACCGCATTGGACACACCAAG GTGTTCTTCCGTGCCGGTGTCCTGGGTCAGATGGAGGAGTTCCGTGATGAGCGTCTGGGCAAGATCATGTCCTGGATGCAGGCCTGGGCTCGTGGTTACCTGTCCCGCAAGGGCTTCAAGAAGCTCCAGGAACAGCGCGTCGCCCTCAAGGTTGTCCAGCGCAATCTGCGCAAGTACCTGCAGCTCCGCACCTGGCCATGGTACAAACTGTGGCAGAAGGTCAAGCCCCTCCTCAACGTCAGCCGTATCGAGGATGAGATTGCC CGTCTGGAGGAGAAGGCCAAGAAGGCTGAGGAACTGCATGCCGCTGAAGTGAAAGTACGCAAGGAGCTGGAGGCCCTCAACGCCAAGCTGTTGGCTGAGAAGACCGCCCTGCTGGACTCTCTGTCCGGTGAGAAGGGCCAGCTGCAGGACTTCCAGGAGCGCAACGCCAAGTTGACCGCCCAGAAGAACGACCTCGAGAACCAGCTGCGC GACATCCAAGAGCGCCTGACTCAGGAGGAAGATGCCCGCAACCAGCTGTTCCAGCAGAAGAAGAAGGCCGACCAGGAGATCTCTGGCCTGAAGAAGGACATCGAGGATCTGGAGCTGAATGTCCAGAAGGCCGAGCAGGACAAGGCCACCAAGGATCACCAGATCCGCAACTTGAACGACGAGATCGCCCACCAGGATGAGCTCATCAACAAGCTGAACAAGGAGAAGAAGATGCAGGGCGAGTCCAACCAGAAGACTGGTGAGGAACTGCAGGCCGCCGAGGACAAGATCAACCACTTGAACAAGGTTAAGGCCAAGCTCGAGCAGACCCTCGACGAGCTCGAGGATTCTCTGGAGCGTGAGAAGAAGGTGCGCGGTGATGTTGAGAAGTCCAAGCGCAAGGTTGAGGGAGACCTCAAGCTCACCCAGGAGGCTGTTGCCGATCTGGAGCGCAACAAGAAGGAATTGGAGCAGACCATCCAGCGCAAGGACAAGGAACTGTGCTCCATCACCGCCAAGCTCGAGGATGAGCAGGTTGTGGTTGGCAAGCACCAGCGCCAGATCAAGGAACTGCAGGCCCGCATCGAGGAGCTCGAGGAGGAGGTTGAGGCTGAGCGCCAGGCCCGCGCCAAGGCTGAGAAGCAGCGCGCCGATCTGGCCCGTGAGCTTGAGGAATTGGGCGAGCGTCTGGAGGAGGCTGGCGGTGCCACCTCTGCCCAGATTGAGCTCAACAAGAAGCGTGAGGCTGAGCTCAGCAAGCTCCGTCGCGATCTTGAGGAGGCCAACATCCAGCACGAGTCCACCCTGGCTAACCTGCGCAAGAAGCACAACGATGCCGTCGCCGAGATGGCCGAGCAGGTTGATCAGCTCAACAAGCTGAAGGCTAA GGCTGAGAAGGAGAAGAACGAGTACTACGGCCAGTTGAACGATCTGCGTGCCGGTGTCGACCACATTACCAACGAGAAG gCTGCCCAGGAGAAGATCGCCAAGCAGCTGCAGCACACCCTCAACGAAGTCCAGTCCAAATTGGATGAGACCAACAGGACTCTGAACGACTTCGATgccagcaagaagaagctgtCCATTGAGAACTCCGATCTGCTCCgccagctggaggaggccgAGTCCCAGGTGTCTCAGCTGTCCAAGATCAAGATCTCCCTGACCACCCAGCTTGAGGATACCAAGCGTCTGGCCGATGAGGAGTCCCGCGAGCGTGCTACCCTTCTGGGCAAGTTCCGCAACTTGGAGCACGACCTGGACAACCTGCGCGAACAGGTTGAGGAGGAGGCTGAGGGCAAGGCCGATCTGCAGCGCCAGCTGAGCAAGGCCAACGCTGAGGCCCAGGTCTGGCGTAGCAAGTACGAGTCCGATGGTGTTGCCCGCTCtgaggagctggaggaggccaAGAGGAAGCTGCAGGCCCGTCTCGCCGAGGCTGAGGAGACCATTGAGTCCCTTAACCAGAAGTGCATTGGCCTGGAGAAGACCAAGCAGCGCCTGTCCACCGAAGTGGAGGATCTCCAGCTGGAGGTCGACCGTGCCAACGCCATTGCCAACGCTGCCGAGAAGAAGCAGAAGGCCTTCGACAAGATCATCGGCGAATGGAAACTGAAGGTTGATGATCTGGCCGCTGAGCTTGATGCCTCCCAGAAGGAGTGCCGCAACTACTCCACCGAACTGTTCCGTCTGAAGGGTGCCTACGAGGAGGGCCAGGAGCAGCTGGAGGCTGTGCGTCGTGAGAACAAGAACTTGGCTGATGAGGTCAAGGATCTGCTCGACCAGATCGGTGAGGGTGGCCGCAACATCCATGAGATCGAGAAGGCCCGCAAGCGCCTGGAGGCTGAGAAGGACGAGCTCCAAGCCGCCCTTGAGGAGGCTGAGGCTGCTCTTGAGCAGGAGGAGAACAAGGTGCTGCGCGCCCAGCTGGAGCTGTCCCAGGTCCGCCAGGAAATCGATCGCCGCATccaggagaaggaggaggagttcGAGAACACCCGCAAGAACCACCAGCGCGCCCTCGACTCCATGCAGGCTTCCCTTGAGGCTGAGGCCAAGGGCAAGGCTGAGGCCCTGCGCATGAAGAAGAAGCTGGAGGCTGACATCAACGAGCTGGAGATTGCTCTGGATCATGCCAACAAG GCTAACGCCGAGGCCCAGAAGAACATCAAGCGTTACCAGCAACAGCTTAAGGACATCCAGACCGCTCTCGAGGAGGAGCAGCGCGCCCGCGACGATGCCCGCGAACAGCTGGGTATCTCCGAGCGTCGTGCCAACGCTCTCCAGAACGAACTGGAGGAGTCGCGCACTCTGCTGGAGCAGGCCGACCGTGGCCGTCGCCAGGCCGAACAGGAGCTGGCCGATGCCCACGAGCAGTTGAACGAGGTTTCCGCCCAGAACGCCTCCATCTCCGCTGCCAAGAGGAAGCTGGAGTCTGAGCTGCAGACCCTGCACTCCGACCTGGACGAACTCTTGAACGAGGCCAAGAACTCCGAGGAGAAGGCCAAGAAGGCTATGGTTGATGCCGCCCGCCTGGCTGATGAGCTCCGCGCTGAGCAGGATCATGCCCAGACCCAGGAGAAATTGAGGAAGGCTTTGGAGCAGCAGATCAAGGAGCTCCAGGTCCGTCTCGATGAAGCCGAGGCCAACGCCCTTAAGGGTGGCAAGAAGGCTATCCAGAAGTTGGAGCAGCGCGTCCGCGAGCTCGAGAACGAGCTGGATGGTGAGCAGAGGCGACATGCCGATGCCCAGAAGAACTTGCGCAAGTCTGAGCGCCGCATCAAGGAGCTGAGCTTCCAGTCTGAGGAGGACCGCAAGAACCACGAACGCATGCAGGATCTGGTCGATAAGCTGCAACAGAAGATCAAGACATACAAGAGGCAGATCGAGGAGGCTGAGGAAATCGCCGCCCTCAACTTGGCCAAATTCCGCAAGGCTCagcaggagctggaggaggccgAGGAGCGTGCCGATCTGGCCGAGCAGGCCATCAGCAAATTCCGCGCCAAGGGACGTGCCGGTTCTGTCGGTCGTGGTGCCAGCCCAGCG CCCCGTGCGACGTCCGTCAGGCCACAATTCGACGGATTGGCCTTCCCACCAAGATTCGACCTTGCTCCTGAAAACGAATTCTAA